The Falco rusticolus isolate bFalRus1 chromosome 5, bFalRus1.pri, whole genome shotgun sequence genome has a segment encoding these proteins:
- the LOC119148279 gene encoding butyrophilin subfamily 2 member A1-like, with the protein MLMGSPFWWLTAIHMLTFQHGSRLITGQFISSPPNSSVIGVIGRVVVLPCRVANNIPEAFFVRWIFHERAQKRTVSRYDGKNEKEKPDESYQGRAEFFPREFRAGNMSLRLRDVRSSDKGLYTCEVSFNDTYHDVFVELQVAATGGVPSILLRSHVKQGIGLTCCVAGWFPKPKVVWLDGQGQIREELSTTKTTTTSAGLYNVVTSMTLKPGSDMEVSCRVVNDLLNTTSESRVLISGIFFPSISKWLIIFLVILCLNMVLISTVFFKLRSKHKKTDQSVKAKMELEEEKHRLRSLLGFMEGSRKVHQVTSDLRFRSSQDSVNFISFILSAEFSDGEKTKRRAAKSNLKKRFGQLKAELGFWEARSHAVPVRPDPDGRVLELRVPAAPGAESEASDPAGTCAGSTVPVLVGKEGFAAGKHYWEVAVGDGQDWVLGVLGDAGGQGEEGAPCGEGEGCWALHSSRGQVYSSGGGSGSERLQRGAAVVGVLLDLEGGQVNFYDVEQTAVMVPAPLRLGKGRAGRFYPFLSRREGTDTPRILPVSTPPPLKLL; encoded by the exons ATGTTGATGGGTTCCCCCTTCTGGTGGCTGACAGCCATTCACATGCTGACTTTCCAACACGGATCACGCTTGATTACAG GTCAATTTATTAGCTCTCCTCCTAATAGTTCCGTCATTGGAGTCATTGGAAGAGTGGTCGTTCTGCCCTGCCGTGTAGCCAATAACATTCCCGAAGCGTTCTTTGTCCGGTGGATATTTCACGAACGGGCTCAAAAAAGAACCGTGAGCAGATACGACGGGaagaatgaaaaggagaagCCAGATGAGAGCTACCAAGGCAGAGCCGAATTCTTCCCCAGGGAATTTAGAGCTGGCAACATGTCTCTGCGCTTGAGGGATGTCAGGAGCTCTGACAAAGGATTGTACACCTGCGAGGTCTCCTTCAATGACACGTACCACGATGTGTTCGTCGAACTGCAAGTGGCAG CTACAGGTGGTGTGCCTTCCATTCTCCTGAGGAGTCATGTGAAGCAGGGCATTGGCCTCACCTGCTGTGTGGCTGGATGGTTTCCTAAACCCAAGGTGGtttggctggatggccaaggACAGATCCGGGAGGAACTATCGACCACAAAGACAACAACGACGTCTGCAGGGCTGTACAACGTTGTAACTTCCATGACCCTAAAGCCAGGCTCTGACATGGAAGTCTCCTGTAGGGTGGTCAACGATCTACTAAACACAACGAGTGAGTCCCGAGTCCTGATCTCAG gtattttcttcccctccattTCGAAATGGCTGATTATCTTCCTGGTCATTTTATGCCTCAACATGGTCCTGatttccactgtattttttaagcTGAGAA GTAAGCACAAGAAAACAGATCAATCAG taaaagcGAAGATGGAATTGGAAGAAG aaaaacatcGACTGCGGTCATTGTTAG GCTTTATGGAAGGCAGCAGGAAAGTCCACCAAGTAACGTCCGACTTGCGGTTTAGATCCAGCCAAGACTCCgttaatttcatttcttttatcctctctgctgaattttcagatggagaaaaaaccaaaaggcgAGCAg CAAAGTCCAACCTCAAGAAACGCTTTG GTCAACTGAAAGCGGAGCTGG GATTTTGGGAAGCCCGGAGCCACGCAG TTCCCGTGAGGCCGGATCCCGACGGCCGAGTCCTGGAGCTGCGGGTgccggcggccccgggcgcGGAGAGCGAAGCGTCGGACCCCGCCGGCACCTGCGCCGGCTCCACAGTCCCCGtgctggtggggaaggaagggttTGCAGCCGGGAAGCACTACTGGGAGGTGGCGGTGGGCGATGGGCAGgactgggtgctgggggtgctgggggacgcgggggggcagggggaggagggggcgccctgcggggagggggagggctgCTGGGCGCTGCACAGCTCCCGGGGGCAGGTTTACTCCAGCGGCGGAGGCAGCGGCAGCGAGAGGCTGCAGCGGGGGGCTGCGGTGGTCGGGGTGCTCCTGGACCTGGAGGGAGGGCAGGTGAACTTCTACGACGTGGAGCAGACGGCCGTCATGGTGCCAGCGCCCCTGCGGCTCGGGAAGGGACGCGCGGGACGGTTCTACCCGTTCCTGTCCCGACGGGAAGGGACGGACACACCGCGCATCCTCCCGGTCTCCACCCCTCCCCCGCTGAAGCTGCTTTAA